The Funiculus sociatus GB2-C1 genome includes a region encoding these proteins:
- the tftA gene encoding hormogonium tapered terminus morphoprotein TftA, giving the protein MGRIFISAGHGAGEPGARVAGTTEAQEMILLRDLILQELRSRNFEVLSVPDDQTMEQTISWINARARSGDVALEIHADAMSNPATRGASVYYIANNDQRKKNAELLLLALLRRVPQLPSRGVKPDTATGVGRLEFCRNITIPSLLIEVGFLTNPDDRFLIQNRRRDLALGIADGLASWSRGDGGTVPGTDPTYAPINININNQLYGEKGILINSNAYIPIDLVDRLSIDLTNNTSVRRVPYRGVVYVKAVELRSFNISVSWDSATSTLFLRSILPICPGQFDRIMGHGNTSEVQLIMFLKANNENALALFPDLPKLYREEATIEGVNYDIAFSQMCVETGFLRFGSDIRPSQNNFAGLGAVGGASESASFPSARIGVRAHIQHLKAYASLEPLVQEQVDPRFRFVTRGIAPLIQQLSGRWAADPQYGARIEATLRRLYESAGLL; this is encoded by the coding sequence ATGGGAAGAATTTTTATTTCAGCAGGTCACGGTGCTGGAGAGCCGGGCGCGAGAGTTGCTGGCACTACAGAAGCCCAGGAGATGATTTTACTGCGCGACCTAATTTTACAAGAATTGCGATCGCGCAATTTTGAAGTTCTTTCTGTCCCCGACGACCAGACAATGGAGCAGACAATTTCTTGGATAAACGCCCGCGCTCGTAGCGGTGATGTAGCGCTTGAAATTCATGCCGATGCCATGTCCAACCCAGCGACTAGAGGCGCTAGCGTCTACTACATTGCCAACAACGACCAGCGCAAGAAAAATGCTGAACTGCTACTTTTGGCACTACTGCGCCGCGTTCCCCAATTGCCCAGTCGGGGAGTTAAACCAGACACAGCCACAGGCGTAGGTCGTTTAGAATTTTGCCGCAACATCACTATTCCCTCCCTGCTAATAGAAGTTGGGTTTCTCACCAACCCAGATGACCGCTTTTTAATTCAAAATCGTCGCCGCGACCTAGCACTAGGAATAGCAGACGGACTTGCCTCATGGAGCCGAGGTGATGGTGGCACCGTTCCTGGCACTGATCCTACCTATGCTCCCATAAATATCAACATTAACAACCAGTTGTACGGGGAAAAAGGCATCCTGATTAATAGCAACGCCTACATCCCAATTGACTTGGTAGACAGGCTCTCAATTGACTTGACAAATAACACCTCAGTCCGTCGCGTACCATATCGGGGTGTAGTCTATGTTAAAGCCGTCGAACTGCGGAGCTTTAATATTTCTGTGAGCTGGGATAGCGCCACCAGTACCCTGTTTTTGCGCTCCATTTTACCAATCTGCCCCGGTCAGTTTGACCGAATTATGGGACATGGTAATACATCTGAGGTACAGCTGATTATGTTCCTCAAAGCTAATAATGAGAACGCCCTCGCCCTGTTTCCCGACTTACCTAAACTCTACCGGGAAGAAGCAACCATCGAAGGCGTAAACTATGACATTGCCTTCTCGCAAATGTGTGTAGAAACAGGCTTTTTGCGCTTCGGTAGCGATATCAGACCTAGCCAAAACAACTTTGCAGGTTTGGGAGCTGTCGGCGGTGCTTCCGAAAGCGCATCGTTTCCCAGCGCCAGAATTGGTGTCAGAGCGCATATCCAACATTTAAAAGCTTATGCTAGTCTGGAGCCTTTGGTACAAGAACAGGTAGACCCCCGCTTTCGCTTTGTCACACGAGGGATTGCGCCTCTGATCCAGCAGCTAAGCGGACGTTGGGCAGCAGATCCACAGTACGGCGCTAGAATTGAGGCAACTCTCAGACGGCTTTATGAGTCAGCAGGCTTACTGTAA
- a CDS encoding bifunctional oligoribonuclease/PAP phosphatase NrnA, translated as MQSNLLKPLNGSSIAAGSMSIDNQQNLASVVETQEMEPAAKQSSHASGNYSRRVSNEPPPERVVELLRQTLERHRGDRQLVLLQDFPDPDALSGAWAYQLIAKQYNIQCEIVYAGTLSHQENIALVKLTGLPARRWGIQSLKEKDLSVYQGCVLIDNQGTTCQLLPLVQQAGIPIMVVIDHHSTQNELNAEFTDIRPSTRATATILTQYLQAGLLKLDSSVSDHVKCATALMHGLRSDTNRLMQAQEEDFQAAGYLSRFYDAQLLNAVLQAYRSKRVMDVIERSLTNRSVQNNFSIAGVGYLRYEDRDAIPQAADFLVTEENVHTAVVYGIVHDEDEELEVVIGSLRTSKLTLDPDEFIKEAFGQDSQGRFFGGGRLSAGGFEIPMGFLGGFNENSEYAKIKWEVFDSQIKQKLLRLVNPKDNLLHGE; from the coding sequence ATGCAATCAAATTTGCTCAAGCCTCTCAATGGTTCTTCAATAGCCGCTGGATCGATGTCTATAGACAATCAGCAAAATTTAGCGTCTGTTGTGGAAACTCAAGAAATGGAGCCAGCTGCCAAACAATCGAGCCATGCTTCGGGGAATTATTCTAGAAGAGTGTCGAACGAACCGCCGCCAGAACGTGTAGTCGAGTTGTTACGACAAACTTTAGAGCGTCACCGAGGCGATCGCCAGCTGGTGCTACTGCAAGATTTTCCCGATCCAGATGCTCTTTCTGGAGCTTGGGCGTATCAACTTATTGCTAAGCAGTACAATATCCAGTGCGAAATTGTCTATGCTGGTACTCTTAGCCATCAGGAAAATATTGCTCTGGTTAAACTTACGGGTTTACCTGCTAGACGCTGGGGTATCCAGAGCCTGAAGGAAAAAGATTTATCGGTGTATCAGGGATGCGTTTTGATTGATAATCAAGGCACTACTTGTCAATTACTGCCTCTGGTGCAACAGGCTGGCATCCCGATTATGGTTGTGATTGACCATCACAGTACCCAGAACGAACTCAACGCGGAATTTACAGATATTCGCCCTAGTACCAGAGCTACTGCCACGATTTTAACTCAGTATCTCCAGGCGGGTTTACTGAAGTTGGATAGCAGTGTCAGCGATCACGTTAAATGCGCTACGGCGTTGATGCACGGGTTAAGGTCGGATACTAACCGACTGATGCAGGCGCAGGAAGAGGATTTTCAGGCGGCGGGGTATCTGAGCCGATTTTATGATGCTCAATTGCTGAATGCAGTTTTGCAGGCTTATCGGTCTAAGCGGGTGATGGATGTGATCGAGCGATCGCTTACTAACCGCAGCGTCCAGAATAACTTCTCCATCGCTGGTGTCGGCTACCTCCGCTATGAAGACCGAGATGCCATCCCCCAAGCGGCAGATTTTCTAGTAACAGAAGAAAACGTCCACACTGCTGTCGTTTACGGGATTGTCCACGACGAAGACGAAGAACTCGAAGTCGTCATCGGTTCTCTGAGAACCAGCAAACTTACCCTCGACCCTGACGAATTTATCAAAGAAGCCTTTGGGCAAGACAGTCAGGGACGCTTCTTTGGTGGTGGTAGACTTTCAGCAGGCGGCTTTGAAATCCCCATGGGATTTTTGGGCGGCTTTAATGAAAATTCCGAGTACGCCAAGATAAAATGGGAAGTTTTTGATAGCCAAATCAAGCAAAAACTCCTCCGCTTGGTCAACCCCAAAGATAACCTACTTCATGGAGAGTAA
- a CDS encoding HNH endonuclease: MGKVLVLNASYEPLNITSWRRAAVLLIKGKAEQVEHNGKLVYTEFPLPTVIRLRYYVRVPYKEIPLTRRNILHRDNHSCQYCSYTGDDLTLDHVIPRSRGGGDSWENIVTACVRCNVNKGSRTPKEANMILRHPPRKPYSSLHFEVAKHLKSGTHQEWRKYVIGL; encoded by the coding sequence ATGGGCAAGGTTCTGGTGTTAAACGCCTCGTATGAACCGCTCAATATAACGAGCTGGCGACGCGCGGCAGTCTTGTTGATCAAAGGGAAAGCCGAACAAGTTGAACACAACGGCAAACTCGTATATACAGAGTTCCCATTACCAACGGTTATTCGACTGCGATACTATGTCCGAGTTCCTTACAAGGAAATTCCTCTGACCCGTCGAAATATCCTCCATCGTGATAATCACTCCTGTCAATACTGCTCTTACACGGGTGATGATTTAACCCTCGATCATGTGATTCCCCGTTCTCGCGGTGGTGGTGATAGCTGGGAAAACATTGTCACCGCTTGCGTCCGGTGCAATGTCAACAAAGGTAGCCGCACTCCCAAAGAAGCAAATATGATATTGCGACACCCTCCCCGAAAACCATACAGTAGCCTGCACTTTGAGGTTGCTAAACACCTCAAGAGTGGTACGCATCAGGAATGGCGAAAATATGTAATTGGTCTTTAA
- a CDS encoding FHA domain-containing protein, with amino-acid sequence MITLTLLHPLQSIPVQNWTFASESVIRIGRSTENNVILYSAVVSRHHVELRRHGDEWEVVSLGANGTYLEGKRITQAPVVDGMIIRLASSGPQIQIRMGATESKSKQNTVAGKQSSPKTEGQSKDKDTFIDPSLYEGEDTSQSKEKLLNKL; translated from the coding sequence GTGATTACCCTGACACTGCTGCATCCTCTCCAATCTATTCCAGTCCAAAACTGGACTTTTGCCTCCGAATCAGTTATTCGGATCGGACGCTCAACTGAGAATAATGTCATCCTCTATAGCGCCGTTGTTTCTCGTCACCATGTCGAGCTACGCCGTCATGGTGATGAATGGGAAGTTGTTAGTTTAGGTGCTAATGGCACTTATTTAGAAGGAAAACGTATCACCCAAGCACCAGTGGTGGACGGGATGATTATTCGCTTAGCCAGTTCTGGCCCTCAAATTCAGATTCGCATGGGAGCAACAGAGTCAAAGTCCAAGCAAAACACGGTTGCGGGTAAGCAATCATCCCCCAAAACAGAGGGTCAATCTAAAGATAAAGATACTTTTATAGATCCGAGTTTATACGAGGGAGAAGACACGAGTCAATCTAAGGAGAAGCTACTAAATAAGTTGTAA
- the sixA gene encoding phosphohistidine phosphatase SixA, translating to MTTKLYLIRHGIAADPSEYESDRDRPLTAVGQQKTGKVAKRLQELDLHFDLILTSPLVRARQTAKILYHTNLSSHLEESNQLAPGGNIHTWINWLEAWQNSGGSQLALVGHQPDLGNWAEILVWGNVKTTIILKKAGIIGLNLPSSGSPIGNSELFWLTAPKLLL from the coding sequence ATGACCACGAAACTATACTTAATTCGTCACGGAATCGCAGCCGATCCATCTGAGTATGAAAGCGATCGCGATCGCCCCTTGACAGCCGTTGGGCAGCAAAAAACTGGTAAAGTAGCAAAACGGCTGCAAGAGTTGGATCTGCATTTTGACCTGATTCTCACGAGTCCCCTAGTCAGGGCGCGTCAAACTGCCAAAATTCTCTACCACACTAATCTGAGTTCCCATCTCGAAGAATCAAACCAGCTTGCTCCCGGTGGAAATATCCATACTTGGATCAACTGGTTAGAAGCATGGCAAAACTCAGGCGGTTCCCAGTTAGCGCTAGTTGGTCATCAACCAGACTTGGGAAATTGGGCAGAAATCTTGGTTTGGGGTAATGTCAAAACAACAATCATCCTGAAAAAAGCAGGAATTATCGGGTTAAACTTGCCATCTAGCGGTTCGCCCATAGGTAATAGCGAACTATTTTGGCTGACAGCACCCAAGCTGTTACTGTAA
- the pgl gene encoding 6-phosphogluconolactonase — protein MNKIVEVLPERTALIERSLEICLEQIHKAINERSLCTIALSGGSTPKPLYEAIASQNLPWDKIHVFWGDERYVPPDHPDSNQRMARSAWLDKVNIPATNIHPIPTDEADPAIAAEKHSQHLREFFQVQPKEFPAFDLILLGMGDDGHTASLFPHTEALQVREKLITVGDKDTQPRITFTAPLINHARCVVFVVAGASKRPALAQVFASTADDMEYPSRLIQPQGELWWLLDEAAGLELKS, from the coding sequence ATGAATAAAATTGTTGAAGTTTTACCGGAGCGGACGGCGCTGATAGAGCGATCGCTGGAAATATGTCTAGAACAAATTCACAAGGCGATAAATGAGCGATCGCTTTGTACTATAGCTTTATCCGGTGGTAGCACTCCCAAGCCTCTGTATGAAGCGATCGCTTCGCAAAATCTTCCTTGGGACAAAATTCACGTATTTTGGGGCGATGAACGCTACGTACCGCCTGATCATCCCGATAGCAATCAACGCATGGCCCGTAGCGCTTGGCTTGACAAAGTTAATATCCCAGCTACCAATATCCACCCCATACCCACCGACGAAGCCGACCCAGCAATCGCCGCCGAGAAACACTCTCAACACCTCCGGGAGTTTTTTCAAGTTCAACCAAAAGAGTTTCCGGCATTCGATCTGATTTTGTTGGGGATGGGAGATGATGGACATACAGCTTCTTTGTTTCCCCACACAGAAGCATTACAAGTACGCGAAAAACTGATAACAGTGGGTGACAAAGACACTCAGCCCCGCATCACCTTTACAGCGCCACTGATTAATCATGCCCGTTGTGTGGTATTTGTTGTTGCTGGTGCTAGTAAACGCCCCGCCTTAGCTCAAGTTTTTGCCTCTACTGCTGATGACATGGAATATCCCAGCCGATTAATCCAGCCCCAAGGGGAACTTTGGTGGCTTTTGGACGAAGCTGCTGGTCTTGAGCTAAAAAGTTAA
- a CDS encoding FHA domain-containing protein, translated as MIVCPNCNHQNPDGAQACEACYTPLPATTACPNCGAPVQTDATFCGQCGTNLKPSNPLEVASAAPVPLPSIPDLMNPDPLVAPDPLEVTPPSIPSPDIPDPVPVPATVVNEPPASGSSAESSSEPSSRSTGASGAAMPGSSQTQLQQQSARLLHTQTDTMIELPSQLSVIHIGKPNDQIPPDIDVSGFPNSEIVSRIHADIRVEGDAYYIEDVGSSNGTYVNHNPLPSGNRHRLRTGDRISLGKGDKVTFLFQVS; from the coding sequence ATGATTGTCTGCCCCAATTGTAATCACCAAAATCCTGATGGAGCGCAAGCGTGTGAGGCTTGCTACACTCCCTTACCCGCTACTACAGCGTGTCCCAACTGTGGCGCGCCTGTTCAAACCGATGCCACCTTCTGCGGTCAGTGTGGCACTAACCTCAAACCCAGTAACCCTTTAGAGGTAGCATCAGCAGCACCAGTCCCCCTGCCCAGCATACCGGACTTAATGAACCCCGATCCGTTGGTAGCACCCGATCCCTTAGAGGTTACTCCGCCATCTATCCCCAGTCCAGACATACCAGATCCAGTACCAGTTCCAGCTACTGTGGTCAATGAACCCCCAGCCTCAGGGAGCAGCGCTGAATCCTCATCGGAGCCTTCTTCTCGCAGCACAGGGGCGAGTGGGGCGGCAATGCCTGGTAGCTCTCAAACTCAGCTACAGCAGCAGAGCGCCCGCCTGCTGCATACCCAAACAGATACGATGATAGAATTGCCTTCGCAATTGTCGGTAATTCACATAGGCAAGCCAAATGACCAGATTCCGCCTGATATTGATGTTTCGGGTTTTCCGAATTCAGAAATTGTTTCGCGGATTCATGCCGATATCCGTGTAGAGGGTGATGCCTACTACATTGAAGACGTTGGCAGTTCTAATGGCACATATGTTAACCATAATCCCCTGCCTAGTGGTAATCGGCACCGTCTGAGAACAGGCGATCGCATTAGCTTAGGCAAAGGTGACAAGGTGACATTCTTGTTCCAAGTTTCTTAA